The proteins below are encoded in one region of Streptomyces sp. NBC_00490:
- a CDS encoding polysaccharide deacetylase family protein — translation MTKDQFLTRLLSRRRALLAGAAAVGAAGTAGLFAAGTGDTPKRPVLPAAGPPARRPLKPSAYRLQPLTGYGPPRAAPRRTLVRHEPLLKVSGRGRTMVLTFDDGPDPRYTPDILDTLAEYDVRAMFFVCGEMAVDNKDLLTRMSDEGHTVGNHTWSHPLLTRLSRGRIRSEMERTCDVIEEAYGERPQWFRAPYGAWNRAAFQLGAELGMEPLAWTVDTLDWTAPAARTIAGRVENGAAPGVVVLSHDAGGDRSQSVRALRDYLPQLLDSGYHITVPRRHYA, via the coding sequence ATGACGAAGGATCAGTTCCTCACACGGCTGCTCTCCCGACGCCGGGCCCTGCTCGCCGGCGCCGCCGCCGTCGGCGCGGCCGGCACGGCCGGACTGTTCGCGGCCGGCACCGGCGACACCCCGAAGCGGCCCGTCCTCCCCGCCGCCGGCCCCCCGGCGCGCCGCCCGCTCAAGCCGTCCGCCTACCGCCTCCAGCCCCTGACCGGCTACGGCCCCCCGCGCGCCGCCCCCCGCCGCACCCTGGTGCGCCACGAGCCTCTGCTGAAGGTGTCCGGGCGCGGCCGCACCATGGTGCTGACCTTCGACGACGGACCCGACCCCCGCTACACCCCCGACATCCTGGACACCCTGGCGGAGTACGACGTCCGCGCGATGTTCTTCGTGTGCGGCGAGATGGCGGTCGACAACAAGGATTTGCTGACCCGCATGTCCGACGAGGGGCATACCGTCGGCAACCACACCTGGTCCCACCCCCTGCTCACCCGGCTGAGCCGCGGTCGCATCCGCTCCGAGATGGAACGCACCTGCGACGTCATCGAGGAGGCGTACGGCGAACGCCCCCAGTGGTTCCGCGCGCCCTACGGCGCCTGGAACCGGGCCGCCTTCCAGCTCGGCGCGGAACTCGGCATGGAACCCCTCGCCTGGACCGTGGACACCCTCGACTGGACCGCCCCCGCGGCCCGCACCATTGCCGGCCGGGTCGAGAACGGAGCCGCCCCCGGCGTCGTGGTGCTCTCGCACGACGCCGGGGGCGACCGCTCCCAGAGCGTCCGGGCGCTGCGCGACTATCTGCCGCAACTCCTGGACTCCGGCTATCACATCACCGTCCCGAGACGGCACTACGCATAA
- a CDS encoding class F sortase, which translates to MSASELAELAEEEERRKKRAPWGVIALVLLTGLALIRNGSGEFDVGPPQPATAAAADSRVPGTFAGSAAPQPFSEPDRIRIPAIQVDAPVMPVGLDADGWVGAPPPEDPNLAGWFTGAVSPGEKGTAILVGHVDNKLGPAVFYGLGALKKGNRIEVQRKDGKTAVFEIYGIEVFEKNNFPGDRVYGSKGTPELRVITCGGGFSKQNGYEGNVVTFARLVEVR; encoded by the coding sequence ATGTCTGCGTCCGAGCTGGCCGAACTGGCCGAGGAGGAGGAGCGGCGGAAGAAGCGCGCTCCTTGGGGCGTGATAGCGCTTGTTCTGCTGACCGGCCTCGCTCTCATTCGGAACGGTTCGGGAGAGTTCGATGTGGGCCCGCCGCAGCCGGCGACCGCCGCCGCGGCGGACAGCCGTGTTCCCGGCACCTTCGCCGGATCGGCGGCACCGCAGCCGTTCTCCGAGCCCGACCGCATCAGGATCCCGGCGATCCAGGTCGACGCGCCGGTCATGCCCGTCGGCCTGGACGCCGACGGCTGGGTGGGCGCCCCGCCGCCGGAGGACCCGAATCTGGCCGGCTGGTTCACCGGCGCCGTCTCTCCCGGTGAGAAGGGCACCGCCATCCTTGTGGGCCATGTCGACAACAAACTGGGCCCCGCGGTGTTCTACGGACTCGGGGCCCTGAAGAAGGGAAATCGGATCGAGGTGCAGCGCAAGGACGGAAAGACGGCCGTGTTCGAGATCTACGGCATCGAGGTCTTCGAGAAGAACAACTTCCCGGGCGACCGCGTCTACGGCTCCAAGGGCACACCGGAATTGCGCGTGATCACCTGCGGCGGAGGTTTCTCCAAGCAGAACGGTTACGAGGGGAATGTCGTCACCTTCGCCCGCCTGGTCGAGGTCCGCTGA